The following are encoded together in the Pseudomonas xantholysinigenes genome:
- a CDS encoding cytochrome ubiquinol oxidase subunit I, which yields MFGLEALELARIQFAFTVSFHILFPAITIGLASYLAVLEGLWLKTHDSTYRDLYHFWSKIFAVNFGMGVVSGLVMAYQFGTNWSQFSDFAGSITGPLLTYEVLTAFFLEAGFLGVMLFGWNRVGRGLHFFATCMVALGTLVSTFWILASNSWMQTPQGYEIVDGRVIPVDWLAVIFNPSFPYRLMHMATAAFVATAFFVGASAAWHLLRGRDNPAVRKMLSMAMWMALVVAPIQAVIGDFHGLNTLKHQPVKIAAIEGHWENKPGEPTPLILFGLPDMQAETTRFKVEIPALGSLILTHSLDKQVPAMKEFPPEDRPNSTIVFWSFRIMVGLGMLMILVGLWSLWLRKRGTLYSSRPFLYLTLWMGPSGLIAILAGWFTTEVGRQPWVVYGLMRTADGVSNHSYTQLGFTLVMFVVVYFALFGTGIGYMMRLVRKGPKTGEGDEHNPGGPGQQRTPARPLSAADDGHEADSASLNKGN from the coding sequence ATGTTCGGATTGGAAGCCCTGGAGCTCGCCCGAATCCAGTTTGCCTTTACCGTGTCCTTTCACATCCTGTTCCCGGCCATCACCATTGGCCTGGCGAGCTACCTGGCGGTCCTCGAAGGCCTTTGGCTGAAGACCCACGACAGCACCTACCGTGACCTCTACCACTTCTGGTCGAAGATCTTCGCCGTCAATTTCGGCATGGGCGTGGTTTCCGGCCTGGTGATGGCCTACCAGTTCGGTACCAACTGGAGCCAGTTCTCCGACTTTGCCGGCTCGATTACCGGCCCCCTGCTGACCTATGAGGTCCTGACCGCATTCTTCCTGGAGGCCGGTTTCCTCGGCGTGATGCTGTTCGGCTGGAACCGGGTCGGCCGTGGCCTGCACTTCTTCGCCACCTGCATGGTGGCGCTCGGCACCTTGGTCTCGACCTTCTGGATCCTCGCCTCCAACAGCTGGATGCAGACGCCTCAGGGCTACGAGATCGTCGATGGCCGGGTGATCCCGGTGGACTGGCTGGCGGTGATCTTCAACCCCTCGTTCCCCTACCGCCTGATGCACATGGCCACCGCGGCGTTCGTCGCCACGGCGTTCTTCGTTGGTGCTTCCGCGGCCTGGCACCTGCTGCGCGGACGTGACAACCCGGCCGTGCGCAAGATGCTGTCGATGGCCATGTGGATGGCCTTGGTGGTGGCGCCGATCCAGGCAGTGATCGGTGACTTCCACGGCCTCAACACCTTGAAGCACCAGCCGGTGAAGATCGCTGCCATCGAAGGCCACTGGGAAAACAAGCCCGGCGAGCCGACCCCGCTGATCCTGTTCGGCCTCCCCGACATGCAGGCCGAGACCACCCGTTTCAAGGTCGAGATCCCGGCTCTGGGCAGCTTGATCCTCACCCACAGCCTGGACAAGCAGGTCCCGGCGATGAAGGAGTTCCCGCCTGAAGACCGTCCCAACTCGACCATCGTGTTCTGGTCGTTCCGGATCATGGTCGGGCTAGGCATGCTGATGATCCTCGTTGGCCTGTGGAGCCTGTGGCTGCGCAAGCGCGGCACCCTCTACAGCTCGCGGCCATTCCTCTACCTGACCCTGTGGATGGGGCCATCAGGCCTGATCGCCATCCTTGCCGGCTGGTTCACCACCGAAGTCGGGCGCCAGCCGTGGGTGGTCTACGGGCTGATGCGCACCGCCGATGGCGTGTCCAATCACAGCTACACCCAGCTCGGCTTCACCCTGGTGATGTTCGTGGTGGTCTACTTCGCCCTGTTCGGTACCGGCATCGGCTACATGATGCGCCTGGTGCGCAAGGGGCCGAAGACCGGCGAGGGCGATGAGCACAATCCAGGTGGCCCTGGCCAGCAACGCACGCCGGCGCGGCCGTTGTCCGCCGCCGATGACGGCCATGAGGCCGACTCCGCCAGCCTGAACAAGGGGAACTGA
- a CDS encoding MFS transporter, with amino-acid sequence MSDPAPQLLRHHRPFVAFWMARVFTASGFQMLTVAIGWHLYQLTGNVLDLGLVGLVEFAPRVLFMLHTGHVADRYDRRKVAALCQTLQALIALALALGSASGHVTRELIFVLAFLLGSARSFEMPATQALLPNVVPPGLFPRAVAASASASQAATIVAPAIGGFLYAFGSTWVYGPTVVLYVIACVLTLGLDARQQLPQRGRASLDSLLAGIRFIRSRPDILGAISLDLFAVLLGGATALLPVFAKDILLTGAWGLGLLRSAPAVGALLMSLWLARFPVERKVGLTMFTAVGVFGVATIAFGLSTSFWFSLAVLVVLGAADMISMVIRSAFVQLETPDEMRGRVSAVNGLFIGASNQLGEFESGVTAHWFGTVPAVVLGGVGTLVVTGVWMKLFPTLAHRDRMHNG; translated from the coding sequence ATGTCCGATCCAGCCCCGCAATTGCTGCGTCATCACCGCCCCTTCGTCGCGTTCTGGATGGCCCGGGTGTTCACCGCCAGCGGCTTCCAGATGCTCACCGTGGCCATTGGCTGGCACCTCTACCAGTTGACCGGCAATGTCCTCGATCTGGGCCTGGTCGGCCTGGTCGAGTTCGCCCCCCGCGTACTGTTCATGCTGCACACCGGCCACGTCGCCGACCGCTACGACCGGCGCAAGGTCGCGGCCCTCTGCCAGACCCTGCAAGCATTGATCGCCCTGGCGCTGGCCCTGGGCAGCGCCAGCGGCCATGTCACCCGCGAACTGATCTTCGTCCTGGCCTTCCTGCTCGGTAGCGCCCGTTCGTTCGAGATGCCGGCCACCCAGGCCCTGTTACCCAACGTGGTGCCACCAGGGCTGTTTCCACGGGCCGTGGCGGCATCCGCCTCGGCGTCACAGGCGGCGACCATCGTTGCCCCGGCCATTGGCGGCTTCCTCTATGCCTTTGGCAGCACCTGGGTGTATGGGCCGACCGTGGTCCTGTACGTGATTGCCTGCGTGCTCACCTTGGGCCTGGACGCCCGCCAGCAGCTCCCGCAGCGTGGCCGCGCCAGCCTCGATTCGCTGCTGGCCGGGATCCGCTTCATTCGCAGCCGCCCGGATATCCTCGGCGCCATCTCGTTGGACCTGTTCGCCGTGCTGCTGGGCGGCGCCACCGCCCTGTTGCCGGTATTCGCCAAGGACATCCTGCTCACCGGCGCCTGGGGGCTCGGCCTGCTGCGTTCGGCGCCCGCCGTCGGGGCACTGCTGATGTCGCTGTGGCTGGCGCGTTTCCCGGTGGAACGCAAGGTGGGGCTGACCATGTTCACCGCGGTCGGGGTATTCGGCGTGGCGACCATCGCGTTCGGCCTCTCGACCTCGTTCTGGTTCTCCCTGGCGGTGCTGGTGGTGCTGGGCGCGGCGGACATGATCAGCATGGTCATCCGCAGCGCCTTCGTGCAGTTGGAAACGCCGGACGAGATGCGCGGCCGGGTGAGTGCGGTGAACGGGCTGTTCATCGGCGCCTCCAACCAGCTCGGCGAGTTCGAGTCGGGCGTCACCGCGCACTGGTTTGGCACAGTGCCAGCGGTGGTGCTCGGCGGCGTGGGCACGCTGGTGGTGACTGGGGTGTGGATGAAACTGTTCCCGACGCTGGCCCATCGAGACCGAATGCACAACGGCTGA
- a CDS encoding NCS2 family permease, whose translation MLERLFQLKAHNTNVRTEILAGVTTFLAMAYILFVNPSILGETGMDKGAIFVATCLAAAIGSVTMGIIANYPIALAPGMGLNAFFTYTVVLHMGHTWQVALGAVFLSAVLFFLLSIFRIREWIVNSIPLPLRSAIAAGIGLFLALIALHNAGIVVDNPATLVGLGDLSKPAPILATLGFFLIVALESLKVRGAVLIGILAVTVAAIALGVTPFAGVVSMPPSLAPTFLQLDIAGALDVGLISVIFAFLFVDLFDNSGTLIGVAKRAGLMGKDGHMPKMGRALIADSTAAMAGSLLGTSTTTSYIESAAGVSAGGRTGLTAIVVAILFLLALFFAPLAGSVPAFATAPALLFVAVLMASGLAEINWDDVTEAAPVVVTALAMPLTYSIANGIAFGFIAWTAIKLISGRRHDLNPALVILSILFVIKLGWFPA comes from the coding sequence ATGCTGGAAAGGCTGTTTCAACTAAAAGCACACAACACCAACGTGCGCACCGAGATTCTCGCGGGCGTCACCACCTTCCTGGCCATGGCCTACATCCTGTTCGTCAACCCGAGCATTCTCGGCGAGACCGGCATGGACAAGGGCGCGATCTTCGTCGCCACCTGCCTGGCCGCGGCCATCGGCTCGGTGACCATGGGCATCATCGCCAACTACCCGATCGCCCTGGCGCCGGGCATGGGCCTGAACGCCTTCTTCACCTACACCGTGGTCCTGCACATGGGCCACACCTGGCAGGTGGCGCTGGGCGCGGTGTTCCTCTCCGCGGTGCTGTTCTTCCTGCTGTCGATCTTCCGCATCCGCGAATGGATCGTGAACAGCATCCCGCTGCCGCTACGCTCGGCCATTGCCGCCGGCATCGGCCTGTTCCTGGCGTTGATCGCCCTGCACAACGCGGGGATCGTCGTCGATAACCCGGCTACCCTGGTGGGCCTGGGCGACCTCAGCAAACCGGCGCCGATCCTCGCCACCCTGGGCTTCTTCCTGATCGTCGCCCTCGAGTCGCTGAAAGTTCGTGGCGCCGTGCTGATCGGTATCCTGGCGGTGACCGTGGCGGCGATCGCACTGGGTGTCACGCCCTTCGCCGGCGTGGTCTCGATGCCGCCTTCGCTGGCACCGACCTTCCTGCAGCTGGATATCGCCGGCGCCCTGGACGTCGGCCTGATCAGCGTGATCTTCGCCTTCCTGTTCGTCGACCTGTTCGACAACTCCGGCACCCTGATCGGCGTGGCCAAGCGCGCCGGCCTGATGGGCAAGGACGGCCACATGCCGAAGATGGGCCGCGCCCTGATCGCCGACAGCACCGCGGCCATGGCCGGTTCGCTGCTGGGCACCTCGACCACCACCAGCTACATCGAGTCGGCGGCCGGCGTCAGTGCCGGGGGCCGTACCGGCCTCACCGCCATCGTGGTCGCCATCCTGTTCCTGCTGGCGCTGTTCTTCGCCCCGCTGGCCGGCAGCGTGCCGGCCTTCGCCACCGCTCCGGCGCTGCTGTTCGTCGCCGTGCTGATGGCCTCGGGCCTGGCCGAGATCAACTGGGACGACGTCACCGAAGCCGCGCCGGTGGTGGTCACCGCCCTGGCCATGCCGCTGACCTATTCGATTGCCAACGGCATCGCCTTCGGCTTCATCGCCTGGACCGCCATCAAGCTGATTTCCGGTCGTCGCCATGACCTGAACCCGGCGCTGGTGATCCTGTCCATCCTGTTCGTCATCAAACTCGGCTGGTTCCCCGCATGA
- the trmA gene encoding tRNA (uridine(54)-C5)-methyltransferase TrmA: MSAVFDPSQYDAQLAAKAARLRELLAPFGAPEPSVFDSPREHYRLRAEFRLWREDGQRHYAMFAPGEKHKAILIDDFPIASQRINELMPRLKAAWQGNEALNNRLFQVEFLTTLAGDAMITLCYHRPLDEAWEAAAQQLARELKVSVIGRSKGKRVVIGRDYAVEKLDIAGRTFSYRQPEGAFTQPNGAVNQKMLGWAVEAMGERTDDLLELYCGNGNFTLPLATRARQVLATEISKTSVNAALHNLDENGIDNVRLVRLSAEELTQALNEVRPFRRLEGIDLKAYDFGTVFVDPPRAGMDPDTCELTRRFERILYISCNPETLAQNIAQLQDSHRIERCALFDQFPYTHHMESGVLLVRR, encoded by the coding sequence ATGAGTGCTGTCTTCGATCCCTCGCAATACGACGCGCAACTGGCGGCCAAGGCCGCCCGCCTGCGCGAGCTGCTGGCGCCGTTCGGCGCCCCAGAGCCGTCGGTGTTCGACTCGCCGCGCGAACACTACCGTCTGCGCGCGGAGTTTCGCCTGTGGCGCGAGGACGGCCAGCGCCACTACGCGATGTTCGCCCCGGGCGAGAAGCACAAGGCGATCCTGATCGACGACTTTCCCATTGCCAGCCAGCGCATCAATGAACTGATGCCACGCCTGAAGGCCGCCTGGCAGGGCAACGAGGCGCTGAACAACCGCCTGTTCCAGGTCGAGTTCCTCACCACCCTGGCCGGCGATGCGATGATCACCCTGTGCTACCACCGTCCCCTGGACGAGGCCTGGGAGGCCGCCGCGCAGCAGTTGGCTCGCGAGCTGAAGGTCAGCGTGATTGGCCGCTCGAAGGGCAAGCGCGTGGTGATCGGTCGCGACTACGCGGTGGAAAAACTCGACATTGCCGGCCGCACCTTCAGCTATCGCCAACCCGAAGGTGCCTTCACCCAGCCCAACGGCGCGGTGAACCAGAAGATGCTCGGCTGGGCCGTCGAGGCCATGGGCGAGCGAACCGACGACCTGCTGGAGCTGTACTGCGGCAACGGCAACTTCACCTTGCCGCTGGCCACCCGCGCGCGCCAGGTGCTGGCCACCGAGATCAGCAAGACCTCGGTCAACGCCGCGCTGCACAACCTGGACGAAAACGGTATCGACAATGTGCGCCTGGTGCGCCTGTCGGCCGAGGAACTGACCCAGGCGCTGAACGAGGTACGCCCGTTCCGCCGCCTGGAAGGCATCGACCTCAAGGCCTACGACTTCGGCACCGTGTTCGTCGACCCGCCGCGCGCCGGCATGGACCCGGACACCTGCGAGCTGACCCGGCGTTTCGAGCGCATCCTGTACATCTCGTGCAACCCCGAGACCCTGGCGCAGAACATCGCCCAGTTGCAGGACTCCCACCGCATCGAGCGGTGCGCGCTGTTCGACCAGTTCCCGTATACCCATCACATGGAAAGCGGCGTCCTGCTGGTTCGGCGCTGA
- a CDS encoding LysR family transcriptional regulator has protein sequence MDQLSAMQTFRRVVDLGSFSAAAEQAGMSHTVLSRQVKNLERHLGTQLLNRTTRRLQPTEAGALFYRHCVQILEQMQAMTLELSEHQQQPTGTLRLGVATAFGELELGRWLADFVERHPRLRIELNCTDRFVDLLEEDVDVCLRVTDHLPDSSLVARRLASSEVVLVASPAYLERHGLPDTPEALAQHPLLGYNRLPHPQRLRLSSATAHQEIQLPQRLSANSPMALRAAAIGGLGIASFDRFIVDDALGDGRLLRILVDWQLPARNLYAVYPQSRYLAPKVRAFLDYVQRYYATPRWLN, from the coding sequence ATGGATCAGCTGAGCGCCATGCAGACCTTCCGCCGGGTTGTCGACCTCGGCAGTTTCAGCGCCGCCGCCGAGCAGGCGGGCATGTCCCACACCGTGCTGTCGCGCCAGGTCAAGAACCTCGAGCGCCACCTGGGCACGCAACTGCTCAACCGCACCACCCGCCGCCTGCAACCAACCGAAGCCGGGGCGCTGTTCTACCGCCACTGCGTACAGATCCTCGAACAGATGCAGGCGATGACCCTGGAACTGTCCGAACACCAACAGCAGCCTACCGGCACCTTGCGCCTGGGCGTGGCCACCGCCTTTGGCGAGCTGGAACTGGGCCGTTGGCTGGCGGATTTTGTCGAGCGCCACCCACGCCTGCGCATCGAGCTCAACTGCACCGACCGCTTCGTCGACCTGCTCGAGGAAGACGTCGATGTCTGCCTGCGGGTGACCGATCACCTGCCTGATTCCAGCCTGGTCGCTCGCCGCCTGGCCTCCAGCGAAGTGGTACTGGTGGCATCACCCGCCTACCTCGAACGGCATGGACTGCCCGACACGCCCGAAGCACTGGCCCAACACCCTTTGCTGGGCTACAACCGCCTGCCACATCCACAGCGCCTGCGCCTGAGCAGTGCTACCGCGCACCAGGAGATACAGCTGCCGCAGCGCTTGAGCGCCAACTCACCGATGGCCTTGCGCGCGGCAGCCATCGGCGGGCTGGGCATCGCCAGTTTCGACCGTTTCATCGTGGATGACGCACTGGGCGACGGCAGGCTGCTCCGCATACTGGTTGATTGGCAATTGCCAGCGCGCAACCTCTACGCCGTCTACCCGCAGAGCCGCTACCTGGCGCCGAAAGTGCGGGCCTTCCTCGATTACGTGCAGCGCTACTACGCGACGCCACGCTGGCTTAACTGA
- a CDS encoding cupin domain-containing protein, translating into MKALHSVIAGITLGTLALTAPAHADSLISVPDSAALKWQDVAGTQGKVSYANVEGDIFGQGPYSAYVKFKKGTDNGLHQHTETLPTLVVKGTFYAVIDGKRTEFPAGAYYKLPANLVHESGCTAAADCLLFQYQADAFDLKPVKG; encoded by the coding sequence ATGAAAGCACTGCACAGCGTCATTGCCGGCATCACCTTGGGCACGCTTGCCCTCACCGCCCCTGCTCACGCCGACTCGCTGATCTCGGTGCCCGACAGCGCCGCGCTGAAGTGGCAAGACGTCGCCGGCACCCAAGGCAAGGTCAGCTATGCCAATGTCGAAGGCGATATTTTCGGCCAAGGGCCCTACTCGGCCTATGTGAAATTCAAGAAGGGCACCGACAACGGGCTGCACCAGCACACCGAGACGCTGCCGACCTTGGTCGTCAAAGGGACCTTCTATGCGGTGATCGATGGCAAGCGCACCGAGTTCCCGGCTGGTGCCTACTACAAGCTGCCGGCAAACCTGGTCCACGAGAGTGGCTGCACGGCGGCGGCCGATTGCCTGTTGTTCCAGTACCAGGCCGATGCCTTCGACCTGAAACCGGTCAAAGGCTGA
- the pcaG gene encoding protocatechuate 3,4-dioxygenase subunit alpha, with protein sequence MPIELLPETPSQTAGPYVHIGLALEAAGNPTRDQEIGNRLATPEAPGEHILLIGQVYDGNGHLVRDSFLEVWQADANGLYQDEYKLENPFNSFGRTATTFDAGEWTLHTVKPGVVRNAAGVAMAPHINLSLFARGINIHLHTRLYFDDEALANAACPVLNLIEQPQRRETLIARRCEVQGKTAYRFDIRIQGEGETVFFDF encoded by the coding sequence ATGCCTATCGAATTGCTGCCGGAAACGCCTTCGCAGACGGCCGGCCCCTATGTACACATCGGCCTGGCCCTGGAAGCGGCCGGCAACCCGACCCGCGACCAGGAAATCGGCAATCGCCTGGCCACCCCCGAGGCGCCAGGCGAGCACATCCTGCTGATTGGCCAGGTGTACGATGGCAATGGCCATCTGGTCCGCGACTCGTTCCTGGAAGTCTGGCAAGCCGATGCCAATGGTCTCTACCAGGATGAGTACAAGCTCGAGAACCCCTTCAACAGCTTTGGCCGCACCGCCACCACCTTTGATGCCGGCGAGTGGACCCTGCACACGGTCAAGCCGGGCGTGGTGCGCAACGCCGCCGGTGTAGCGATGGCGCCGCACATCAACCTCAGCCTGTTCGCCCGGGGCATCAACATTCACCTGCACACCCGGCTGTACTTCGACGACGAAGCCCTGGCCAATGCCGCCTGCCCGGTGCTCAACCTGATCGAGCAGCCGCAACGGCGTGAAACCTTGATTGCCAGGCGCTGCGAAGTGCAGGGGAAGACGGCGTATCGCTTCGATATCCGTATTCAGGGGGAAGGGGAGACGGTGTTCTTCGATTTCTGA
- the pcaH gene encoding protocatechuate 3,4-dioxygenase subunit beta, giving the protein MPAQDTRRFVIRDRNWHPKALTPDYKTSVARSPRQALVSIPQSISETTGPDFSHLRFGEHDHDLLLNFNQGGLPIGERIIVAGRVLDQYGTPVPHTLVEIWQANAGGRYRHKNDRYLAPLDPNFGGVGRCLTDRDGYYSFRTIKPGPYPWRNGPNDWRPAHIHVSVSGPSIATKLITQLYFEGDPLIPMCPIVKSIANPEAVERLIAKLDMSHANPMDCLAYRFDIVLRGQRQTHFENR; this is encoded by the coding sequence ATGCCCGCCCAGGACACCCGCCGCTTCGTGATCCGTGATCGCAACTGGCACCCCAAGGCCTTGACCCCTGACTACAAGACCTCGGTGGCGCGCTCGCCGCGCCAAGCGCTGGTCAGCATCCCGCAGTCGATCAGCGAAACCACTGGCCCCGACTTTTCCCACCTGCGCTTCGGCGAGCATGACCATGACCTGCTGCTGAACTTCAACCAGGGCGGTTTGCCGATCGGTGAGCGAATCATCGTCGCCGGTCGCGTGCTCGACCAGTACGGCACGCCGGTGCCCCATACCCTGGTGGAGATCTGGCAGGCCAACGCCGGTGGCCGCTACCGGCACAAGAACGACCGCTACCTGGCGCCGCTGGACCCGAACTTCGGTGGCGTCGGCCGCTGCCTGACCGACCGCGACGGTTATTACAGCTTCCGCACCATCAAGCCCGGCCCGTACCCCTGGCGCAACGGCCCCAACGACTGGCGTCCGGCGCATATCCACGTCAGCGTCAGCGGCCCGTCGATCGCCACCAAGTTGATTACCCAGCTGTATTTCGAAGGCGATCCGCTGATCCCGATGTGCCCGATCGTCAAGTCGATCGCCAATCCCGAGGCGGTCGAGCGGCTGATCGCCAAGCTCGACATGAGCCATGCCAATCCGATGGATTGCCTGGCGTATCGCTTCGACATCGTGCTGCGCGGTCAGCGCCAGACCCACTTCGAGAACCGTTGA
- the ypfJ gene encoding KPN_02809 family neutral zinc metallopeptidase, translating into MEWRKGRRSDNVVDARGEGGGGGGMRFGGGKGLGLGAILLIVGIGWLTGQDPLQILGQLAGQMEQQQQTAPANVGGKAPPANDEQAEFVASILGDTEDTWKALFAQAGKQYRDPKLVLFSGQVNSACGFASSAVGPFYCPGDQRVYLDMTFFREMETRFKAAGDFAQAYVIAHEIGHHVQTLLGVSAKVDAARRNGQRMEGDNGLLVRQELQADCLAGVWAYQAQKRLNWLEPGDVEEALNAANAIGDDRLQQQGQGRVVPDSFTHGTSQQRVRWFKAGFSSGDVNSCDTFAARSL; encoded by the coding sequence ATGGAATGGCGAAAAGGCCGGCGCAGCGACAATGTGGTCGATGCCCGTGGCGAGGGCGGCGGCGGTGGCGGCATGCGCTTCGGTGGCGGCAAGGGCCTGGGGCTCGGCGCCATCTTGCTGATCGTCGGCATCGGCTGGTTGACCGGGCAGGACCCGTTGCAGATCCTCGGCCAGCTCGCCGGGCAGATGGAGCAGCAGCAACAGACAGCGCCGGCCAATGTCGGCGGCAAGGCGCCACCGGCCAACGACGAGCAGGCCGAGTTCGTCGCCTCGATCCTCGGCGACACCGAGGACACCTGGAAGGCCCTGTTCGCCCAGGCCGGCAAGCAGTACCGCGATCCCAAGCTGGTGCTATTCAGCGGCCAGGTCAATTCCGCCTGCGGCTTCGCCTCCTCGGCGGTCGGGCCGTTCTATTGCCCGGGCGACCAGCGTGTGTACCTGGACATGACCTTCTTCCGCGAGATGGAAACCCGCTTCAAGGCCGCCGGCGATTTCGCCCAGGCCTACGTGATCGCTCACGAGATCGGCCACCATGTGCAGACCTTGCTGGGTGTCTCGGCCAAGGTCGATGCCGCGCGGCGCAATGGCCAGCGCATGGAAGGCGACAACGGCCTGCTGGTACGCCAGGAGCTGCAGGCCGACTGCTTGGCCGGGGTCTGGGCCTACCAGGCGCAGAAGCGCCTGAACTGGCTGGAGCCTGGGGATGTGGAAGAGGCGCTGAACGCCGCCAACGCCATTGGTGACGACCGCTTGCAACAGCAGGGCCAGGGCCGGGTAGTGCCCGACTCGTTCACCCACGGCACCTCGCAACAGCGGGTGCGCTGGTTCAAGGCAGGCTTCAGCAGTGGTGACGTGAACAGCTGCGACACCTTCGCGGCACGCAGTCTCTGA